The Podarcis raffonei isolate rPodRaf1 chromosome 2, rPodRaf1.pri, whole genome shotgun sequence genome window below encodes:
- the LOC128407561 gene encoding urotensin-2 receptor-like has protein sequence MEDTVSSTVKVGTDKGNLLRSNPNISYNTTWDGASTEDFIATCTIGTILSIMCVIGVTGNIYTLVVMCHYLRYSASMYIYIINLALADLLYLLTIPFIVGTYFTRGWYFGEAGCRILFSLDFLTMHTSIFTLMVMSTERYLAVLKPLDTVKRSKSYRKAIAVIIWVVSLLLTLPMLIMIQLVREDKNICLPTWSKLSYKIYITILFCTSIVGPGVVIGYLYIRLARTYWVSQTTSLKETKRLPNQKVLYLIFTIVLVFWACFLPFWIWHLLSQYIDPLPVSHNATRNINYLTTCLTYSNSCINPFLYTLLTKNYKEYLRNRQRSFNSSGSYFQRRSRFQRISGRSWSTSSQHYTETFVLPPIPGGNSSP, from the coding sequence ATGGAGGACACCGTCTCCTCAACAGTGAAGGTGGGCACAGATAAGGGCAACCTACTCAGAAGCAACCCCAACATTTCCTACAATACAACCTGGGACGGGGCCTCCACAGAGGACTTCATAGCCACCTGCACCATCGGGACTATCCTCTCCATCATGTGCGTTATTGGAGTGACAGGCAACATCTACACCTTAGTGGTGATGTGCCATTATCTGAGATACTCTGCCTCTATGTACATCTACATCATCAACCTTGCCCTAGCGGACCTACTCTACCTTCTCACCATCCCTTTCATTGTCGGGACATATTTCACCAGGGGATGGTACTTTGGAGAAGCTGGGTGCCGGATCCTTTTCAGCTTGGATTTCCTCACCATGCACACCAGTATTTTCACCTTGATGGTGATGAGCACAGAGAGATACCTGGCAGTGCTGAAGCCCCTGGACACCGTGAAAAGGTCCAAGAGCTACCGGAAAGCCATTGCCGTCATCATCTGGGTTGTGTCTCTGCTCCTCACCCTCCCAATGCTCATCATGATCCAGCTTGTAAGAGAGGACAAGAACATCTGCCTCCCTACCTGGAGCAAATTGTCCTACAAGATCTACATCACCATCCTCTTCTGTACCAGCATTGTGGGTCCCGGGGTTGTCATCGGGTATCTTTACATCCGGCTGGCAAGGACTTACTGGGTGTCCCAAACGACTTCTTTGAAAGAGACCAAGAGGCTGCCCAACCAAAAAGTGCTGTACTTGATCTTCACTATCGTGCTGGTCTTCTGGGCCTGCTTCCTGCCTTTCTGGATCTGGCACCTCCTCTCCCAATACATCGACCCCCTCCCAGTGTCTCACAATGCCACCAGGAACATCAACTACCTGACCACGTGCCTGACTTACAGCAACAGCTGCATCAACCCTTTCCTCTACACCTTGCTGACCAAAAACTACAAAGAGTACTTGAGGAACAGGCAGCGATCCTTTAACAGCAGCGGCAGCTACTTCCAGAGGAGAAGCAGGTTCCAGAGGATCTCTGGGAGATCGTGGTCCACAAGCAGCCAGCACTACACAGAGACCTTTGTGCTCCCTCCCATTCCTGGGGGAAACAGCAGTCCCTGA